A single region of the Acidobacteriota bacterium genome encodes:
- a CDS encoding MarR family transcriptional regulator, with amino-acid sequence MTKPAACADTPFNILVNENGLLFNRLKLVAEQVHHQGEMSGGLRAILRLLDETGAQTVPQMSRARAVSRQHVQALINELVADGYLELADNPAHKRSPFVQLTKQGKQAVDAMNRREQKLHLKMRQEVPDAELLAAARTLRAVRAMFESEQWRRLAKSLK; translated from the coding sequence ATGACAAAGCCCGCCGCCTGTGCGGACACGCCCTTTAACATTTTGGTCAATGAGAACGGGCTGTTGTTCAACCGGCTGAAACTGGTTGCCGAACAGGTGCATCATCAGGGTGAAATGTCCGGCGGCTTGCGCGCCATTTTGCGGCTGCTCGATGAAACGGGCGCCCAGACCGTGCCGCAAATGAGCCGCGCCCGCGCCGTCTCGCGCCAACATGTGCAGGCGCTGATCAACGAACTCGTGGCGGACGGCTATCTGGAATTGGCGGATAACCCGGCGCACAAACGTTCGCCCTTCGTGCAATTGACCAAGCAAGGCAAACAAGCCGTTGACGCGATGAATCGCCGGGAACAAAAGCTGCATTTGAAAATGCGCCAGGAAGTCCCTGACGCAGAATTACTGGCGGCGGCGCGCACACTGCGCGCGGTGCGCGCCATGTTTGAAAGCGAGCAATGGCGGCGGCTGGCGAAGTCGCTCAAATAA
- a CDS encoding oleate hydratase, with the protein MTQHDLSETLPSASPLRHPLVIIGGGFAGLAAAVDLAEQGRHVLVLERRGFLGGRAYSFTDKTTGAVIDNGQHLMMGCYHHTLNFLGKIGALDKLKFQPNPRVDFLHEQAGHASFQCPNLPAPLHLLAGLARLQSIGWNDRLRALRVGVALQLMNGDRQKLADVTVREWLNELGQSEQMQRRFWDIVALATLNETPERASADMFARVLEQAFLHTKRDSTMVISRVGLSELYTTDAQAFIQARGGAVRLNAEVERIEFNGPRVTGLTLRGGEQLAAETVINAAPYFALRRMIAPDVLAASPSLCQLPELKSAPIVSINLWYDRQVTELEFAGLLDSPVEWVFNKNAIAGEPVREWQHLALVISGAHEAAKQTKEELIALAVREMERFFPAARQTKPLHAFVVREHDATLSHTVGVARLRPPQQTEFENFYLAGDWTDTGLPATIESAVWSGQECARRILNRADC; encoded by the coding sequence GTGACGCAACACGATTTGTCAGAGACTCTTCCCAGCGCCTCGCCGCTCCGTCATCCCCTCGTCATCATCGGCGGCGGCTTTGCGGGCTTGGCGGCAGCGGTGGATTTGGCTGAACAGGGACGCCATGTTTTAGTTCTCGAACGGCGCGGCTTTCTGGGCGGACGCGCCTATTCTTTCACCGACAAAACGACCGGCGCAGTGATTGATAACGGCCAGCATTTGATGATGGGTTGTTATCACCACACCTTAAACTTCCTCGGCAAAATCGGCGCGCTCGACAAACTCAAATTCCAGCCCAATCCCCGCGTAGATTTCCTGCACGAGCAAGCAGGTCACGCCAGCTTTCAATGCCCGAATTTGCCGGCGCCGTTGCACCTGTTGGCGGGTCTGGCCAGGCTGCAAAGCATCGGTTGGAACGACCGGCTGCGCGCCTTGCGTGTCGGCGTCGCTTTGCAGTTGATGAATGGCGACCGGCAGAAACTGGCCGATGTCACCGTGCGCGAATGGCTGAATGAGTTGGGCCAATCGGAACAGATGCAGCGCCGGTTCTGGGACATCGTGGCGCTGGCGACGCTCAACGAAACGCCCGAACGCGCCTCTGCCGATATGTTCGCACGCGTGCTGGAGCAGGCTTTTCTGCACACCAAACGCGATTCGACGATGGTCATTTCGCGCGTCGGCCTGAGCGAGCTTTACACGACGGACGCCCAGGCGTTTATCCAGGCGCGCGGCGGCGCGGTGCGGTTGAACGCCGAGGTCGAGCGGATTGAATTCAACGGCCCGCGCGTTACCGGTTTAACCTTGCGCGGGGGCGAGCAGCTTGCCGCTGAAACGGTCATCAACGCCGCGCCGTATTTCGCCTTGCGCCGAATGATCGCGCCGGATGTGCTGGCGGCGAGTCCCAGCTTGTGCCAATTGCCGGAGCTGAAATCCGCGCCCATCGTCTCGATCAATCTCTGGTACGACCGGCAAGTGACGGAATTGGAATTCGCCGGCTTGCTGGATTCGCCCGTCGAATGGGTCTTCAACAAAAACGCCATTGCGGGCGAACCCGTGCGCGAGTGGCAACACCTGGCGCTCGTCATCAGCGGCGCGCACGAGGCCGCCAAACAAACCAAAGAGGAATTGATCGCGCTGGCCGTGCGCGAAATGGAACGCTTCTTTCCGGCGGCGCGTCAGACAAAACCGCTGCATGCCTTTGTCGTGCGCGAACACGACGCGACGCTCTCGCACACGGTCGGTGTTGCGCGGTTGCGTCCGCCACAGCAAACCGAGTTCGAGAACTTTTACCTGGCCGGGGATTGGACGGATACCGGCTTGCCCGCGACGATTGAAAGCGCGGTGTGGAGCGGGCAAGAGTGCGCCCGGCGCATTTTGAACCGTGCGGATTGCTAG
- a CDS encoding methyltransferase domain-containing protein — protein MHTLLPFNRPIISPTGCRGAHGWRKQFACPDGWVGAAVGHLMAYKNEAMNRFAVEQLRLAPDDQVLEIGFGHGKTIELMAGQVTRGLVAGVDLSMTMVTQAAKHNEAAIKAGRVELQQGSVSNIPYEYARFSKVVAANNYQFWPNPELDLTEIQRVLQPGGKLVLGLRLHSDSPLALAPGFKVEEVQEIAGLVRWVGFQNVRVETRQPGREAACVIAER, from the coding sequence ATGCATACATTATTGCCATTCAACCGACCGATCATTTCACCGACAGGCTGCCGAGGCGCGCACGGCTGGCGGAAACAGTTCGCTTGTCCTGACGGTTGGGTAGGCGCGGCGGTCGGCCACTTGATGGCTTACAAAAACGAAGCGATGAACCGCTTCGCCGTCGAGCAATTGCGGCTGGCTCCTGATGATCAAGTGCTCGAGATTGGCTTCGGGCACGGCAAGACGATTGAATTGATGGCCGGGCAGGTTACGCGCGGCTTGGTGGCGGGCGTTGATCTCTCGATGACGATGGTCACGCAAGCGGCCAAGCACAACGAAGCCGCCATCAAGGCCGGGCGCGTCGAATTGCAGCAAGGCAGCGTGTCCAACATCCCTTATGAATACGCGCGTTTCAGCAAAGTCGTCGCGGCCAACAACTACCAATTCTGGCCCAATCCCGAATTGGATTTGACCGAGATTCAACGCGTGCTGCAGCCGGGTGGCAAGCTCGTCTTGGGTTTGCGGCTGCATTCTGACAGCCCGTTGGCGCTGGCTCCTGGATTTAAGGTCGAAGAAGTGCAAGAGATAGCCGGGCTGGTGCGTTGGGTCGGTTTTCAAAACGTGCGCGTGGAAACGCGGCAGCCAGGGCGTGAGGCTGCCTGCGTCATCGCGGAGCGCTGA
- the hpnD gene encoding presqualene diphosphate synthase HpnD yields the protein MKAVPTHKISLTPWHLRERASHLRHDLAKTVQSNFFYSFLFLPKAKRDAIIDVYGFCRAVDDIVDDIVEQNGTVEEARAGLNEWRAELDALYAGQPAKPIARRLQRVLAQFPLPQEYFEEMINGCEMDLHRHRYETFDELYEYCYRVASITGLMCIEIFTYRSPQTKEYAIHLGQALQLTNILRDLKEDAARGRVYLPQEDLRRFDYSETELNAGVVNDNFRALMRFECERARSFYQRAAELLPVEDRPTLVAARTMGKIYYRLLEQIEAVNYDVFHHQIRLHRPERFLIALSEWAFNESGGQGNGTGGDGEIGGRGDGGTSQGNGATSEHWQ from the coding sequence ATGAAAGCAGTCCCCACGCACAAAATTTCGCTCACGCCCTGGCATTTGCGTGAACGCGCCTCGCATTTGCGCCACGATCTGGCGAAGACGGTGCAGTCCAATTTTTTCTACTCGTTTCTTTTCCTGCCCAAAGCCAAGCGCGATGCGATCATTGACGTCTATGGGTTTTGCCGTGCGGTGGACGACATTGTGGATGACATCGTCGAGCAAAACGGCACGGTCGAAGAGGCGCGCGCGGGGCTGAATGAATGGCGCGCGGAACTTGACGCGCTGTATGCCGGGCAGCCGGCCAAACCGATTGCGCGCCGCTTGCAACGGGTGCTAGCCCAATTCCCGCTGCCGCAGGAATACTTTGAAGAGATGATCAACGGTTGCGAGATGGATTTGCACCGCCATCGGTATGAAACCTTCGACGAGCTTTACGAATACTGCTATCGCGTCGCTTCGATCACAGGGCTGATGTGCATCGAGATTTTTACTTACCGTTCGCCGCAGACCAAAGAGTACGCCATCCATCTGGGACAGGCGCTGCAATTGACCAACATCCTGCGCGATTTGAAAGAAGACGCCGCTCGTGGCCGCGTGTATTTGCCACAGGAAGATTTGCGCCGGTTCGATTACAGCGAAACGGAACTGAATGCAGGCGTCGTCAATGACAACTTCCGCGCGCTGATGCGGTTTGAATGCGAACGCGCGCGCAGCTTCTACCAACGCGCCGCTGAGTTGTTGCCTGTCGAAGACCGCCCGACGCTGGTGGCCGCGCGCACGATGGGCAAGATTTACTACCGCTTGCTCGAACAGATCGAAGCCGTCAATTACGACGTCTTTCATCACCAGATTCGCCTGCATCGGCCCGAACGGTTTTTGATCGCGCTCAGCGAATGGGCCTTTAACGAGAGCGGCGGGCAAGGAAATGGCACGGGCGGAGATGGGGAGATAGGGGGACGGGGAGACGGGGGAACTTCACAGGGAAACGGCGCAACCTCGGAGCATTGGCAGTGA
- a CDS encoding methyltransferase domain-containing protein, producing MSANWDERYRRSEHGNADPHPLVERAASLLPPGRALDVACGVGRHALWLAERGWQVTAVDASRVAIELLQARAAERGLAIDAYVADLEQSEFVIEPRAYDLIVVTCYLQRDLFPALKAGVKPGGAIVAVIALLDDDPDVKPMNPDFLLAPGELRAQFAGWELLHDAEVKSAGKRAVAELMARRPLE from the coding sequence GTGAGCGCGAATTGGGACGAACGCTACAGGCGCAGTGAACATGGCAACGCTGACCCGCATCCATTGGTTGAGCGCGCCGCCTCATTGTTGCCGCCAGGACGTGCGTTAGATGTGGCCTGTGGAGTGGGGCGGCACGCCTTGTGGCTGGCCGAACGCGGCTGGCAAGTGACGGCAGTAGACGCTTCACGCGTGGCAATCGAATTGTTGCAGGCACGCGCGGCGGAACGTGGCTTGGCGATTGATGCATACGTTGCCGACTTAGAGCAAAGCGAATTCGTCATTGAGCCGAGGGCGTATGACCTGATTGTTGTGACGTGTTATCTGCAACGCGATTTGTTTCCGGCCTTGAAGGCAGGTGTGAAACCGGGCGGGGCAATCGTGGCTGTGATTGCGCTGCTTGACGATGATCCGGATGTGAAGCCGATGAATCCTGATTTCTTGCTTGCACCCGGCGAATTGCGCGCGCAGTTTGCGGGCTGGGAATTGCTGCACGATGCGGAAGTGAAAAGTGCAGGGAAGCGCGCCGTGGCTGAACTTATGGCGCGCCGCCCGCTCGAATGA
- a CDS encoding Uma2 family endonuclease translates to MSPTRTQKAYDFAELVSNLVTEDDTPVDNLYAAKQQRLLVEPIYNAWTPPPAEEAEGEESAAPRTFLADANVGLFFSVHEPPLVPDMFLSLDVRVNPEWIAKEHRSYFFWEFGKPPEVVVEVVSNQVGGELTHKLRRYAQMDITYYVVFDPFRELSAEPLRVYERGFGKRYRLRPDFQLPELGLQLTIWHGAYEAWEEDWLRWCDATGQVIPTGAESHQQQAQFAKQETERATREAERATRLAAKLRELGFDPEQI, encoded by the coding sequence ATGTCACCGACACGAACGCAAAAAGCCTACGACTTTGCCGAACTCGTCAGCAACCTCGTTACGGAGGACGATACCCCTGTGGACAATCTATACGCAGCCAAACAGCAACGCCTGCTGGTGGAACCAATCTACAACGCCTGGACGCCGCCGCCCGCTGAAGAAGCAGAAGGCGAAGAAAGCGCTGCCCCGCGCACCTTTCTGGCGGATGCCAATGTCGGCCTGTTCTTCTCTGTGCACGAACCGCCGCTGGTGCCGGATATGTTTCTGAGCCTGGATGTGCGGGTGAATCCGGAGTGGATCGCCAAAGAACATCGCTCCTACTTTTTCTGGGAATTCGGTAAACCGCCCGAAGTCGTGGTCGAGGTGGTTTCCAATCAGGTCGGCGGTGAATTGACCCATAAATTGCGCCGCTACGCCCAAATGGACATCACCTATTACGTCGTCTTCGATCCGTTCCGGGAGTTGAGCGCTGAGCCTTTGCGCGTCTACGAACGCGGCTTCGGCAAACGTTATCGGCTGCGCCCGGATTTCCAATTACCCGAACTCGGCTTGCAACTCACCATCTGGCACGGCGCTTACGAGGCCTGGGAAGAAGATTGGCTGCGCTGGTGTGACGCCACCGGACAGGTCATTCCCACCGGAGCAGAAAGCCATCAACAACAAGCGCAATTCGCCAAGCAAGAAACGGAGCGCGCCACGCGTGAAGCAGAACGCGCCACGCGGCTCGCCGCTAAATTGCGTGAATTGGGTTTTGATCCGGAACAGATTTGA
- a CDS encoding DUF3224 domain-containing protein — protein sequence MTTQATGAFEVKLTPQDDQAIASPFGRMLLDKQFHGDLEGTSKGQMLAAGTAVKNSAGYVALELVTGTLHGCQGSFVLQHSSTMNRGVPEQNISVVPDSGTDELVGLSGRLAIKIADGKHFYDFEYALAETP from the coding sequence ATGACTACGCAAGCGACCGGCGCCTTTGAAGTAAAGCTGACGCCGCAAGATGACCAGGCTATCGCCTCGCCCTTTGGCCGGATGTTGCTCGACAAGCAATTCCACGGCGACCTCGAAGGCACGAGCAAAGGCCAGATGTTGGCCGCCGGAACCGCCGTCAAAAATTCGGCGGGTTATGTGGCGCTGGAACTGGTCACGGGAACCTTGCATGGGTGCCAGGGCAGTTTCGTGTTGCAACACAGCAGCACGATGAATCGCGGCGTGCCGGAACAGAACATCAGCGTCGTGCCGGATTCGGGCACGGATGAACTCGTGGGATTGTCGGGCAGGCTGGCGATCAAGATCGCCGACGGCAAACATTTTTATGACTTTGAATACGCGCTGGCCGAGACGCCTTAG
- a CDS encoding GldG family protein, with the protein MNTNRNEIGKLGLMLGAALVISGLVRYSVQGLWGFNLWLVIIGALLLVAGLALNFESIKGTFTSRTGKLGTNMGVLTIAVIGILALANFLGYRHHKRLDLTSEQLYSLSEQTRKVAAALPKDVKIVKFDKQEDTALKDLMEEYKGAGRRITYELVDPGTKPEVAKQYKATAYGDTFVAAGDRTEKLEAGQINEQAITNAILKVTRDKLKTICFTEGHGEKSLTSADQQGGGFSSVDKKLKAENYETKTINMVTGGGTVPAECAVLIVAGPKQGFLPPEASAVGKYLDGGGKAFLMLDPETDPQLDSVLKAWNVVLGNNTVLDFNLASQLFGGGGPVAPAVQSYGSHPITQGFNRSMTIFPYVREVKVGSASNSGVNTQSLLTTSESSWGETEIKPNVQPKFDGADTKGPVNIGVVGSKSLGENKEARLVVIGDSDFASDGAIRAQRNGDLFLNCVNWLAQDEDLIAIRPKSATSRSVTMSEGQQRMFFWFSVALLPLLVMGTGAYVWWKRR; encoded by the coding sequence ATGAATACCAATCGGAATGAAATCGGCAAGCTGGGCCTGATGCTGGGCGCAGCATTGGTCATTAGCGGGTTGGTACGCTATTCGGTGCAGGGCCTGTGGGGCTTCAATTTATGGCTCGTCATCATCGGCGCGCTGCTGCTGGTTGCAGGCCTGGCTTTGAATTTTGAGTCCATCAAAGGCACTTTCACTAGCCGCACGGGCAAGCTGGGCACGAATATGGGCGTGTTGACCATTGCCGTCATCGGCATTTTGGCCCTCGCCAATTTCCTGGGCTACCGCCACCACAAACGCCTTGACCTGACCAGCGAGCAGCTTTACAGCCTGTCGGAACAAACCCGCAAAGTCGCCGCCGCGCTGCCCAAGGACGTCAAGATCGTCAAATTCGACAAGCAGGAAGACACCGCGCTCAAAGATTTGATGGAAGAGTACAAGGGCGCGGGCCGGCGTATCACTTACGAACTGGTTGACCCCGGCACCAAACCCGAAGTCGCCAAGCAATACAAAGCGACCGCGTATGGCGACACCTTCGTGGCAGCGGGCGACCGTACCGAAAAGCTCGAAGCCGGGCAGATCAACGAACAGGCCATCACCAACGCCATCCTCAAAGTCACGCGCGACAAACTCAAAACGATCTGCTTCACTGAAGGCCACGGCGAGAAATCACTGACATCCGCCGATCAACAGGGCGGCGGGTTTTCGAGCGTGGACAAAAAGCTCAAAGCCGAGAATTACGAAACCAAGACGATCAATATGGTCACGGGCGGTGGCACCGTCCCGGCGGAATGCGCCGTGCTGATCGTGGCCGGGCCAAAACAGGGCTTCCTGCCACCCGAAGCGTCCGCCGTGGGCAAGTATCTGGATGGCGGCGGCAAGGCCTTTTTGATGCTCGACCCCGAAACCGACCCGCAACTCGACTCGGTGCTCAAAGCCTGGAATGTAGTGCTCGGCAACAACACCGTGCTCGATTTCAATCTAGCCAGCCAGCTTTTTGGCGGCGGCGGCCCGGTGGCCCCGGCGGTGCAAAGTTACGGCTCACATCCGATCACCCAAGGGTTCAACCGTTCGATGACGATTTTCCCCTACGTGCGCGAGGTCAAAGTCGGCAGCGCCAGTAACTCCGGTGTCAACACGCAATCGTTGCTGACGACTTCGGAATCAAGCTGGGGCGAGACTGAAATCAAACCGAACGTTCAACCCAAGTTCGATGGCGCCGATACCAAAGGCCCGGTCAACATCGGCGTTGTCGGCAGCAAGAGTTTGGGCGAAAACAAAGAAGCGCGGCTGGTCGTCATTGGCGATTCCGATTTCGCCTCGGATGGCGCAATCCGCGCGCAACGCAACGGCGACCTCTTTCTCAATTGCGTCAACTGGCTGGCACAGGACGAAGACCTGATCGCCATCCGCCCCAAGAGCGCCACCAGCCGCAGCGTCACCATGAGCGAAGGCCAGCAACGCATGTTCTTCTGGTTCAGCGTCGCCCTGCTGCCGCTGCTGGTGATGGGCACGGGCGCGTATGTTTGGTGGAAGCGTAGGTAG
- a CDS encoding DUF3810 family protein, which yields MRRDSQKLRAVDAEASEELEGAEAIEREISSPGRWSQGIIILLGAFGLQRLLSFTPELVERFYSRIFFQSVARIIAIINKPFGFSLAEAGLIVLVILLSIWLLWVARKFWHGFLGFFDLIAYLLYRAIWAGGLVMLLFLALWGFNYQRQTLAANLNLAGRETRPGELETICNLMISRLNSSYEMTRLKQDWASDKGLPISRPQLYDALETSYQSLSMLGRASQAGFGPPKPLTLSPLLSRFGISGIYSPFTGEANYNEEAPACDLPYVIAHEKAHQRGFAREDEANFIGFLACVNATDAFVRYSGYLQAMPRVMSVLATTNADEYQTLLARIGPGARTDLQTRAAFWHQRESRVLGEVARKTNNTYLKANRVRSGIANYDEVTALIINYFLAYPNGGRERLLVTETPAASASPETTASKPRQTPTPPAARPTASPSPAAGQSDPGGFIP from the coding sequence ATGCGTAGAGATTCTCAAAAATTGCGGGCCGTGGATGCCGAGGCTAGCGAAGAGTTGGAAGGGGCCGAAGCGATAGAAAGGGAAATCAGTTCGCCGGGGCGTTGGTCGCAGGGCATCATCATCTTGCTCGGCGCGTTCGGTTTGCAGCGCCTGCTGTCGTTCACGCCAGAATTGGTCGAACGGTTTTACAGTCGCATCTTCTTCCAATCTGTCGCGCGCATCATCGCCATCATCAATAAACCATTCGGGTTTTCCCTGGCCGAAGCCGGGCTAATCGTCCTGGTCATACTGCTTTCTATTTGGCTGCTGTGGGTGGCGCGCAAGTTCTGGCATGGCTTTCTGGGTTTCTTCGATTTGATCGCCTACTTGCTGTACCGCGCCATTTGGGCGGGCGGCTTAGTGATGCTGCTCTTTCTCGCGTTGTGGGGCTTTAACTACCAGCGGCAAACGCTGGCGGCCAACCTGAATCTGGCGGGCCGCGAAACCCGCCCAGGCGAATTGGAAACGATCTGCAACCTGATGATTTCGCGCCTCAATTCCAGTTATGAGATGACCCGGCTCAAACAGGATTGGGCCAGCGACAAGGGCTTGCCGATAAGCCGCCCGCAGCTTTACGACGCGCTGGAAACTTCGTATCAAAGTTTGAGCATGCTGGGCCGCGCGAGTCAGGCCGGGTTCGGCCCGCCCAAACCGCTCACCCTTTCGCCGCTGCTGAGCCGCTTTGGCATCAGCGGGATTTACAGCCCGTTTACCGGCGAAGCCAATTACAACGAAGAAGCGCCCGCCTGCGACTTGCCCTATGTCATCGCCCACGAAAAAGCCCATCAACGCGGCTTTGCGCGCGAGGATGAAGCGAACTTCATCGGCTTTCTGGCCTGTGTGAATGCGACAGATGCGTTCGTGCGCTATTCCGGTTATTTGCAGGCGATGCCGCGCGTGATGAGCGTGCTGGCAACGACGAATGCAGATGAATACCAAACGCTGTTGGCGCGCATCGGGCCAGGCGCGCGCACCGATTTGCAAACGCGGGCGGCCTTTTGGCACCAGCGCGAAAGCCGCGTGCTGGGCGAAGTCGCGCGCAAGACCAACAACACCTATCTGAAAGCCAACCGCGTGCGTTCGGGCATCGCCAATTACGACGAAGTGACGGCGCTGATCATTAACTACTTTCTCGCCTATCCGAACGGCGGACGCGAGCGCTTGCTGGTGACGGAAACGCCCGCCGCCAGCGCGAGTCCGGAAACAACGGCCAGCAAGCCACGGCAAACCCCAACGCCGCCGGCAGCGCGACCAACGGCCTCGCCTTCGCCCGCGGCAGGGCAGTCTGATCCGGGTGGATTTATTCCGTGA
- the hpnC gene encoding squalene synthase HpnC encodes MAREHYENFPVGSLLVPRARRKHVYSIYAFARTADDFADEGYDDAVLTEASRLQALNEWEVQLAACYRGEASRPVFVALAATVKELQLPEQLFRDLLSAFKQDVVKRRYADFAEVLDYCRRSANPVGRLILRLFDYRDEHLDELSDAICTALQLANFWQDVAVDIQKDRVYLPQDEMRQYGVNLDDLRAQQGSAEYCRLLKFQVERTRELFARGKDLPKLVSGRLALELRLTWHGGMRILELIERQAYDTLRARPKLTGFDKAVLLSRALLKR; translated from the coding sequence ATGGCGCGCGAACATTACGAGAATTTCCCGGTCGGCAGCTTGCTGGTGCCAAGGGCGCGGCGCAAACACGTTTACAGCATCTACGCTTTTGCGCGCACGGCGGATGATTTCGCGGACGAGGGTTACGATGACGCTGTGCTGACCGAGGCGAGCCGGTTGCAAGCGTTGAACGAGTGGGAGGTGCAACTCGCGGCCTGTTATCGCGGCGAGGCAAGTCGTCCGGTATTTGTTGCGTTGGCTGCGACGGTTAAAGAGTTGCAGTTGCCGGAACAGCTTTTCCGTGACCTGCTTTCCGCGTTCAAACAGGATGTCGTCAAACGCCGCTATGCCGATTTTGCCGAAGTGCTGGATTATTGCCGGCGCTCGGCCAATCCGGTCGGACGCTTGATTTTGCGGCTGTTCGATTATCGCGATGAGCATCTGGATGAGTTGTCCGACGCCATCTGCACGGCTTTACAACTCGCCAATTTCTGGCAGGATGTGGCCGTTGACATACAGAAAGATCGAGTCTATTTGCCGCAGGATGAAATGCGGCAATACGGGGTCAATCTTGACGATTTGCGGGCGCAGCAGGGCAGCGCGGAGTATTGCCGCCTGCTCAAATTTCAGGTCGAACGCACACGGGAATTGTTTGCGCGCGGCAAAGACCTGCCGAAGCTGGTCAGCGGACGATTGGCGCTGGAACTGCGGCTGACCTGGCACGGCGGCATGCGCATTCTGGAATTGATCGAGCGGCAAGCTTACGACACGCTGCGCGCGCGTCCGAAGCTGACTGGTTTTGACAAAGCGGTGCTGCTGAGTCGCGCACTGCTCAAACGATAA
- a CDS encoding DUF4340 domain-containing protein: protein MKKSTLILFLVALLGGALVYYTEIKPGKPRDEEKDLSREAFKLNREDINQIVLTRAGQTVTFENKDNKWLITQPLNALADESTINTIIGDLVSARITRDIPATAEQLKNFGLTEPKVKLEVKLKNGQSHKIELGDKDFSGSAVYAKIDSGQSIASLSGSLLTSADKDLKDLRDRSVLGGLSQYDIKGLKLSTESGPVNLSKEGESWKLTAPVSGNAEETEVNSLLSEITSAKAADVVSESADDLAKYGLNASKIGVTAQLTSGGERALNIGSKVDEQYYAKVSDRPQIYKIEKALYDKLNVKLAALRSKEFLKVSQDDVTRVQLKNPNGTLVVEADKDHAKWLIKEPADKKDKEATAFKIFTPLQSKAEEVLDKPSAAILAKLAKPAVTVKLTFKDGKTAGLNVSAADGDSVYVRVDGNPAVYKLNKTMLESLSFKLDEVVSGT from the coding sequence ATGAAAAAAAGCACTCTCATTCTGTTCTTAGTCGCCCTGCTCGGCGGGGCGCTCGTCTATTACACCGAAATCAAACCGGGCAAACCGCGCGACGAAGAGAAGGACCTGAGCCGCGAGGCCTTCAAGCTCAACCGCGAGGACATCAATCAGATCGTGCTGACACGCGCGGGCCAGACTGTCACTTTTGAAAACAAAGACAACAAATGGCTGATCACCCAGCCGCTGAATGCGCTGGCGGACGAATCCACCATCAATACGATCATCGGCGATCTGGTCAGCGCCCGTATCACGCGCGACATTCCGGCCACGGCAGAGCAGTTGAAAAACTTCGGCCTGACCGAGCCGAAGGTCAAACTCGAAGTCAAACTCAAGAACGGCCAGAGCCACAAGATCGAACTCGGCGACAAGGATTTCTCCGGCTCGGCGGTTTACGCCAAGATTGACAGCGGCCAGAGCATCGCCTCGCTTTCGGGTTCGCTGCTCACTAGCGCTGACAAAGACCTCAAAGACCTGCGTGACCGCAGTGTGCTGGGCGGCCTCTCGCAATACGACATCAAGGGTTTGAAGCTCAGTACCGAATCCGGCCCTGTCAACCTGTCAAAAGAAGGCGAAAGCTGGAAATTGACCGCGCCGGTCAGTGGCAATGCCGAAGAAACTGAGGTCAACAGCCTGCTCAGCGAAATCACGTCTGCCAAAGCGGCTGACGTCGTCAGCGAGTCGGCAGACGATCTGGCGAAATATGGGTTGAACGCCTCAAAAATCGGCGTGACGGCACAACTGACCTCCGGCGGCGAGCGCGCGCTGAACATCGGCTCGAAAGTGGATGAGCAGTATTACGCCAAAGTCTCTGACCGGCCCCAAATCTACAAAATCGAAAAGGCGCTTTACGACAAGCTCAACGTCAAACTCGCCGCGTTGCGTAGCAAGGAATTCCTGAAAGTCAGCCAGGACGACGTGACGCGCGTGCAGTTGAAAAACCCGAATGGCACGTTGGTCGTCGAAGCCGACAAAGACCACGCCAAATGGCTGATCAAAGAACCGGCGGACAAAAAAGACAAAGAGGCCACGGCTTTCAAGATTTTCACGCCGCTGCAATCCAAAGCCGAAGAGGTTTTGGATAAACCCTCCGCCGCAATTTTGGCAAAACTGGCGAAGCCCGCTGTCACCGTCAAATTGACGTTCAAAGACGGCAAAACCGCCGGGCTGAATGTTTCCGCCGCCGATGGCGACAGCGTTTATGTGCGCGTGGACGGCAATCCGGCAGTTTACAAACTCAACAAGACGATGCTGGAAAGCCTGAGCTTTAAGCTGGATGAGGTCGTCAGCGGTACATAA